A part of Brassica rapa cultivar Chiifu-401-42 chromosome A05, CAAS_Brap_v3.01, whole genome shotgun sequence genomic DNA contains:
- the LOC103866577 gene encoding AP2-like ethylene-responsive transcription factor At2g41710 isoform X1 produces MASSDQGPKTEAGGGGESSETVAAASDEMLLYRGFKKAKKERGCTAKERISKMPPCTAGKRSSIYRGVTRHRWTGRYEAHLWDKTTWNQNQNKKGKQVYLGAYDDEEAAARAYDLAALKYWGPGTLINFPVTDYSRDLEEMQNLSREEYLASLRRYPFGRKSSGFSRGIAKYRGLQSRWDASASRMPGPEYFSNMHYGAGDERGTEGDFLGNFCLERKIDLTGYIKWWGVNKPRQPESSSSKASEDAKVEDAGTELKTLEHTSHATEPYKAPNLGVLQRKEKQISSSALSILSASPAYKSLEEKVLKIQESSSSARENDENANRNIINMEKSHGKEIEKPVVSLGSGGVVPSGALSLQKSMYPLTSLLTSPLLTNYNTLDPLGDPILWTPFLPPGSSHTSEVTKTETSCSTYSYLPQEK; encoded by the exons ATGGCGTCGTCGGATCAGGGACCTAAGACAGAGGCGGGAGGAGGAGGGGAGAGCTCGGAGACTGTTGCGGCGGCGAGTGATGAGATGTTACTGTACAGAGGTTTTAAGAAGGCGAAGAAGGAGAGAGGCTGCACTGCTAAGGAACGTATCAGTAAAATGCCGCCCTGTACAGCTGGCAAAAGGAGCTCCATTTACCGTGGAGTCACCAG GCATAGATGGACAGGTCGTTATGAAGCTCACCTTTGGGATAAGACTACTTGGAACCAAAACCAGAACAAGAAGGGCAAACAAG TTTATCTAG GAGCATATGATGATGAAGAGGCTGCTGCTAGAGCTTACGACCTTGCTGCCTTGAAATATTGGGGGCCTGGTACACTTATCAATTTTCCG GTGACGGATTACAGCAGGGATTTAGAAGAAATGCAAAACCTCTCAAGGGAAGAGTACCTTGCATCTCTGCGCAG ATATCCCTTTGGCAGAAAAAGCAGCGGTTTTTCAAGAGGAATAGCTAAATATCGTGGACTTCAAAG CCGATGGGATGCATCAGCCAGTCGTATGCCTGGACCTGAATACTTCAGCAACATGCATTATG GAGCAGGTGATGAGCGAGGAACAGAAGGTGACTTTCTAGGCAACTTCTGTCTGGAAAGAAAGATCGATCTAAcgggatacataaagtggtggggtGTCAACAAACCCCGTCAGCCAGAATCTTCATCATCAAAAGCATCAGAGGATGCAAAGGTAGAAGACGCCGGCACTGAGCTCAAGACACTCGAACACACATCCCATGCAACAGAGCCATACAAAGCGCCAAACCTTGGCGTCCTtcagagaaaagaaaaacaaatatcatctTCTGCGTTAAGCATCTTGTCTGCCTCACCTGCTTACAAGAGCCTTGAGGAGAAAGTGCTGAAGATCCAAGAAAGCAGCAGCAGCGCTAGAGAAAACGACGAGAATGCTAATCGTAACATCATCAATATGGAGAAGAGTCATGGCAAGGAGATAGAGAAACCGGTCGTGAGTCTTGGTAGTGGTGGTGTTGTTCCTTCTGGTGCTTTGTCTCTTCAGAAAAGCATGTACCCACTTACCTCTCTCTTAACTTCTCCGTTGCTCACCAACTACAATACTTTGGATCCTCTCGGAGACCCTATTCTCTGGACACCGTTTCTTCCCCCAGGGTCCTCTCATACTTCAGAG GTGACAAAGACAGAGACAAGCTGCTCCACATACAGCTACCTCCCTCAAGAGAAGTGA
- the LOC103866575 gene encoding NADPH-dependent thioredoxin reductase 3 isoform X2 — translation MVSVRSKQNKKKMAASPKIGIGISSMSTHRVATASSALSPPPHLFFLTTRRRDSSFILRQQTRTRSDSLRLRISASANSPSSSDEIIENVVIIGSGPAGYTAAIYAARANLKPVVFEGYQMGGVPGGQLMTTTEVENFPGFPEGITGPDLMERMRKQAERWGAELYPEDVESLSVKTAPFTVQSSERKVKCHSIIYATGATAKRLRLPREEEFWSRGISACAICDGASPLFKGQVLAVVGGGDTATEEALYLTKYARHVHLLVRRDQLRASKAMQDRVINNPNITVHYNTETVDVLSNTKGQMSGILLRRVDTGEETELEAKGLFYGIGHSPNSQLLEGQVELDSSGYVLVREGTSNTSVEGVFAAGDVQDHEWRQAVTAAGSGCMAALSAERYLTSNNLLVEFHQPQTEETKKEFTQRDVQEKFDITLTKHRGQYALRKLYHESPRVICVLYTSPTCGPCRTLKPILNKVVDEYHNDVHFVEIDIEEDQEIAEAAGIMGTPCVQFFKNKEMLRTVSGVKMKKEYREFIEANK, via the exons ATGGTCTCAGTAAGGTcgaagcaaaacaaaaaaaaaatggcagCGTCTCCAAAGATAGGCATCGGAATCAGCTCCATGTCGACTCACCGAGTCGCCACCGCGTCATCCGCactctctcctcctcctcaccTCTTCTTCCTCACTACTAGACGCCGCGATTCCTCATTCATCCTCCGCCAACAAACTCGAACTCGCTCCGATTCCCTCCGCCTCAGAATCTCCGCCTCCGCTAATTCTCCGTCGTCTTCAG ACGAGATTATAGAGAACGTGGTGATTATAGGCTCAGGTCCAGCAGGTTACACGGCGGCGATATACGCGGCCCGCGCCAATTTGAAGCCGGTGGTGTTCGAGGGGTATCAGATGGGAGGAGTTCCCGGCGGACAGTTGATGACGACCACCGAGGTTGAGAATTTCCCGGGGTTTCCAGAAGGAATCACCGGTCCTGATTTGATGGAGAG AATGAGGAAGCAAGCTGAGAGGTGGGGAGCAGAGTTGTATCCAGAGGATGTAGAGTCTCTTAGTGTCAAAACCGCTCCCTTTACTGTGCAAAGTAGTGAACGTAAG GTCAAGTGCCATAGTATCATTTATGCCACTGGAGCTACAGCGAAGAGGCTGAGGCTACCTCGAGAGGAAGAGTTCTGGAGTAGGGGAATTAGTGCTTGCGCGATATGTGATGGAGCTTCGCCTTTGTTTAAAGGGCAAGTACTTGCCGTTGTTGGAGGAGGAGATACGGCCACCGAGGAAGCTTTGTACCTCACAAAATATGCCCGTCATGTTCATTTGCTTGTTCGCAGAGACCAGTTGAGAGCATCCAAGGCTATGCAAGATAG AGTGATCAACAATCCAAACATCACAGTGCATTACAACACGGAAACGGTGGACGTTTTGAGCAACACCAAGGGACAAATGTCCGGCATTCTACTCAGAAGAGTTGATACCGGAGAAGAAACCGAGCTGGAGGCAAAAGGGTTGTTTTATGGAATAGGGCATTCCCCAAATAGTCAGTTATTGGAAGGCCAAGTCGAGCTCGACAGCTCTGGGTACGTCTTGGTTCGCGAAGGAACATCCAATACATCGGTTGAAGGTGTCTTTGCTGCAGGAGATGTGCAG GACCATGAATGGAGACAAGCTGTAACCGCTGCTGGATCAGGATGCATGGCTGCTTTGTCAGCTGAGAGGTACCTCACAAGTAACAATCTTCTTGTTGAATTTCACCAG CCTCAAACTGAAGAGACCAAGAAAGAATTCACACAGCGGGATGTCCAAGAAAAGTTTGATATCACTCTTACAAAGCATCGTGGACAG TATGCTCTTAGAAAATTATATCATGAGAGTCCAAGAGTTATATGTGTGTTATACACTTCACCAACTTGTGGCCCCTGTAGGACTCTGAAGCCTATCTTGAACAAG GTGGTAGACGAGTATCACAATGATGTGCACTTTGTTGAGATTGACATTGAGGAAGACCAAGAAATTGCTGAAGCAGCCGGAATCATGGGAACGCCATGTGTGCAGTTCTTCAAGAACAAGGAAATGCTCAG GACTGTGTCGGGTGTGAAGATGAAGAAAGAGTACCGAGAATTCATCGAGGCCAACAAATGA
- the LOC103866575 gene encoding NADPH-dependent thioredoxin reductase 3 isoform X1 has product MVSVRSKQNKKKMAASPKIGIGISSMSTHRVATASSALSPPPHLFFLTTRRRDSSFILRQQTRTRSDSLRLRISASANSPSSSTDEIIENVVIIGSGPAGYTAAIYAARANLKPVVFEGYQMGGVPGGQLMTTTEVENFPGFPEGITGPDLMERMRKQAERWGAELYPEDVESLSVKTAPFTVQSSERKVKCHSIIYATGATAKRLRLPREEEFWSRGISACAICDGASPLFKGQVLAVVGGGDTATEEALYLTKYARHVHLLVRRDQLRASKAMQDRVINNPNITVHYNTETVDVLSNTKGQMSGILLRRVDTGEETELEAKGLFYGIGHSPNSQLLEGQVELDSSGYVLVREGTSNTSVEGVFAAGDVQDHEWRQAVTAAGSGCMAALSAERYLTSNNLLVEFHQPQTEETKKEFTQRDVQEKFDITLTKHRGQYALRKLYHESPRVICVLYTSPTCGPCRTLKPILNKVVDEYHNDVHFVEIDIEEDQEIAEAAGIMGTPCVQFFKNKEMLRTVSGVKMKKEYREFIEANK; this is encoded by the exons ATGGTCTCAGTAAGGTcgaagcaaaacaaaaaaaaaatggcagCGTCTCCAAAGATAGGCATCGGAATCAGCTCCATGTCGACTCACCGAGTCGCCACCGCGTCATCCGCactctctcctcctcctcaccTCTTCTTCCTCACTACTAGACGCCGCGATTCCTCATTCATCCTCCGCCAACAAACTCGAACTCGCTCCGATTCCCTCCGCCTCAGAATCTCCGCCTCCGCTAATTCTCCGTCGTCTTC TACAGACGAGATTATAGAGAACGTGGTGATTATAGGCTCAGGTCCAGCAGGTTACACGGCGGCGATATACGCGGCCCGCGCCAATTTGAAGCCGGTGGTGTTCGAGGGGTATCAGATGGGAGGAGTTCCCGGCGGACAGTTGATGACGACCACCGAGGTTGAGAATTTCCCGGGGTTTCCAGAAGGAATCACCGGTCCTGATTTGATGGAGAG AATGAGGAAGCAAGCTGAGAGGTGGGGAGCAGAGTTGTATCCAGAGGATGTAGAGTCTCTTAGTGTCAAAACCGCTCCCTTTACTGTGCAAAGTAGTGAACGTAAG GTCAAGTGCCATAGTATCATTTATGCCACTGGAGCTACAGCGAAGAGGCTGAGGCTACCTCGAGAGGAAGAGTTCTGGAGTAGGGGAATTAGTGCTTGCGCGATATGTGATGGAGCTTCGCCTTTGTTTAAAGGGCAAGTACTTGCCGTTGTTGGAGGAGGAGATACGGCCACCGAGGAAGCTTTGTACCTCACAAAATATGCCCGTCATGTTCATTTGCTTGTTCGCAGAGACCAGTTGAGAGCATCCAAGGCTATGCAAGATAG AGTGATCAACAATCCAAACATCACAGTGCATTACAACACGGAAACGGTGGACGTTTTGAGCAACACCAAGGGACAAATGTCCGGCATTCTACTCAGAAGAGTTGATACCGGAGAAGAAACCGAGCTGGAGGCAAAAGGGTTGTTTTATGGAATAGGGCATTCCCCAAATAGTCAGTTATTGGAAGGCCAAGTCGAGCTCGACAGCTCTGGGTACGTCTTGGTTCGCGAAGGAACATCCAATACATCGGTTGAAGGTGTCTTTGCTGCAGGAGATGTGCAG GACCATGAATGGAGACAAGCTGTAACCGCTGCTGGATCAGGATGCATGGCTGCTTTGTCAGCTGAGAGGTACCTCACAAGTAACAATCTTCTTGTTGAATTTCACCAG CCTCAAACTGAAGAGACCAAGAAAGAATTCACACAGCGGGATGTCCAAGAAAAGTTTGATATCACTCTTACAAAGCATCGTGGACAG TATGCTCTTAGAAAATTATATCATGAGAGTCCAAGAGTTATATGTGTGTTATACACTTCACCAACTTGTGGCCCCTGTAGGACTCTGAAGCCTATCTTGAACAAG GTGGTAGACGAGTATCACAATGATGTGCACTTTGTTGAGATTGACATTGAGGAAGACCAAGAAATTGCTGAAGCAGCCGGAATCATGGGAACGCCATGTGTGCAGTTCTTCAAGAACAAGGAAATGCTCAG GACTGTGTCGGGTGTGAAGATGAAGAAAGAGTACCGAGAATTCATCGAGGCCAACAAATGA
- the LOC103866578 gene encoding fluoride export protein 1 has protein sequence MDSIKSHEEPIFPTMSSFSGQASAGTFLPVSRSLPLTFNNDADSDSVSEAGDTGDRTLQRRHSHQNVLLDHHPAMNTASVTKPFPVDITKSPLPTEFLLSPEANNSAKVEEPVLPKSLEYISCLTHLAVFGILGAVTRYMLQKLFGPTVAQVTSDGSILYLDLPANMVGSFLMGWFGVVFKADIARVSEFLAIGLATGYLGSLTTFSGWNQKMLDLSADGEWLYAVLGFLFGLFLSAYSIILGVETAKGFRWLLRRRASSEEKKQSCLKANAYKRNIMSMILMVTLLMAFLIVSATELVKEFEKGTSKAQLWLGCLVAAPGVWLRWFLARLNGRGLGKNGQYLRWVPFGTLIANVAAASVMAALATLKKSVDTPTCNTVASGVQFGLLGCLSTVSTFMAEFNAMRESDKPWRAYAYASFTIAVSFAMGTIIYSAPVG, from the exons ATGGATTCCATTAAAAGCCATGAAGAACCAATATTTCCAACCATGTCATCTTTCAGTGGGCAGGCCAGTGCAGGCACTTTTTTACCGGTATCACGTAGCCTGCCTCTCACGTTTAACAATGATGCCGATAGTGATAGTGTCTCAGAGGCTGGAGATACTGGTGATCGCACACTTCAGAGAAGGCATTCACATCAAAATGTATTACTTGACCACCATCCAGCCATGAACACAGCTTCTGTAACCAAACCTTTCCCTGTGGACATAACAAAATCTCCTTTACCAACCGAGTTCCTCTTGTCACCTGAGGCAAACAACTCG GCAAAGGTGGAAGAGCCTGTGTTACCAAAGTCTTTGGAATACATATCTTGCCTAACTCATTTGGCTGTTTTTGGGATTCTTGGG GCTGTTACGAGATATATGTTGCAGAAACTGTTTGGACCAACTGTTGCTCAAGTAACCAGCGATGGGAGCATCTTGTACCTTGATCTTCCTGCCAACATGGTAGGATCATTCTTGATGGGTTGGTTTGGCGTCGTATTCAAAGCAGATATAGCCAGAGTTTCTGAGTTTCTAGCGATAGGATTAGCAACTGGTTATCTTGGAAGTTTGACAACATTCAGTGGTTGGAACCAGAAGATGCTGGATCTTAGTGCTGATGGCGAATGGCTATACGCTGTGCTTGGCTTCCTCTTCGGATTGTTTCTTTCAGCATACTCTATCATTCTTGGGGTAGAAACAGCCAAAGGTTTCAGATGGCTTCTTCGCAGAAGAGCTTCTTCTGAGGAGAAAAAACAATCTTGTCTCAAGGCTAACGCATATAAGAGGAATATTATGTCTATGATCTTAATGGTTACATTGCTTATGGCTTTTCTCATTGTGAGTGCCACTGAGCTTGTAAAAGAGTTTGAAAAAGGAACAAGCAAGGCTCAACTATGGTTAGGTTGCTTAGTTGCAGCCCCTGGTGTCTGGCTCAGATGGTTTTTAGCCCGACTCAATGGACGTGGACTTGGAAAAAATGGACAGTACTTGAGGTGGGTTCCCTTTGGTACCCTCATTGCTAATGTAGCTGCAGCTTCCGTCATGGCAGCTTTGGCCACTTTAAAAAAATCG GTGGACACGCCAACATGTAACACAGTTGCTTCTGGAGTACAGTTTGGTCTGTTGGGATGTCTGAGCACAGTTTCCACCTTCATGGCTGAGTTCAATGCAATGAGAGAAAGTGATAAACCATGGAGAGCCTATGCTTATGCATCTTTCACCATTGCAGTTTCTTTTGCCATGGGAACTATTATATACTCAGCCCCTGTTGGGTAA
- the LOC103838109 gene encoding protein MIZU-KUSSEI 1, with translation MLQYQELALQRSFSCNTRKINPETSPARSFHSRSPSSSSLIPTIPEHDLFLVPCHRCSTSSSSTTSSTSSKIVVKVNLKLSSFLRSLVNLVNLPVCNFISLPSPPSSSNQLISLVTGRSSSSLGRRVTGTLYGHRRGHVTFSVQYGPRTDPVLLLDLAMSTASLVKEMSSGLVRIALECEKRHRSGTKLFHEPKWTMYCNGRKCGAAVSRGGACNDSDWRVLNTVSSVTVGAGVIPTAKSIDDVAGGGTELGELLYMRGRFERVVGSRDSEAFYMMNPDKNGGPELSIFLLRI, from the coding sequence ATGTTGCAGTACCAAGAACTCGCTCTTCAAAGAAGCTTCAGCTGCAACACAAGAAAGATCAATCCAGAGACCTCTCCGGCGCGTAGCTTCCACTCCCGTtctccttcctcctcctccttgaTCCCAACCATCCCTGAGCATGACCTCTTCCTCGTACCTTGTCATAGATGCTCCACCTCCTCATCCTCCACGACTTCTTCTACTTCCTCTAAAATTGTCGTGAAAGTCAACTTGAAACTTTCTTCCTTCTTACGTTCTCTCGTCAACCTCGTTAACCTACCCGTTTGCAACTTCATCTCTCTTCCTTCTCCGCCGTCTTCTTCTAACCAACTCATCTCACTCGTCACCGGTAGATCATCCTCCTCCCTCGGGAGAAGAGTCACGGGGACTTTGTACGGACACAGAAGAGGCCACGTCACGTTTTCAGTCCAGTACGGTCCGAGAACCGATCCAGTGTTGCTCTTGGACCTAGCCATGTCAACGGCATCTCTAGTCAAAGAGATGTCGTCGGGGCTCGTAAGGATCGCGCTGGAGTGCGAGAAACGTCACCGTTCCGGGACTAAGCTTTTCCACGAGCCTAAGTGGACTATGTATTGCAACGGGAGGAAGTGCGGTGCCGCGGTGTCCCGTGGCGGAGCATGTAATGACTCGGACTGGCGCGTGTTGAACACGGTATCGAGTGTCACGGTTGGAGCGGGAGTTATACCAACGGCGAAGAGTATTGATGACGTGGCCGGTGGTGGAACGGAGCTTGGAGAGTTGTTGTATATGAGAGGTAGGTTTGAACGAGTCGTGGGGAGCCGTGACTCGGAGGCGTTTTACATGATGAACCCTGACAAAAACGGAGGTCCTGAACTCAGTATTTTTCTTCTTAgaatatga
- the LOC103866576 gene encoding short integuments 2, mitochondrial has protein sequence MATKKAAKKGLIGGMSFAKDAGAINWFPGHMAAATRAIRSRLKLSDLVIEVRDARIPLSSANEDLQPQLSAKRRIIALNKKDLANPNVLNKWTHHFESKKQDCVAINAHSRSSVKKLLDLVEFKLKEVIAREPTLLVMVVGVPNVGKSALINSVHQIAATRFPVQDKLKRATVGPLPGVTQDIAGFKIAHRPSIYVLDSPGVLVPNIPDIETGLKLALSGSVKDSVVGEERLAQYFLAILNTRGTPLHWKYLFEGRNEVSAHPDSIDKPSYNLKDLRHQRSKQPDSSAVHYVGGMISEVQRSLYTTLSEFDGDTEDENDLECLIEQQFEALQKALKVSTRASSEARLMVSKKFLTLFRTGRLGPFILDDVPETDMSL, from the exons ATGGCGACGAAGAAGGCCGCGAAGAAGGGACTGATCGGCGGGATGAGCTTCGCGAAAGACGCCGGAGCGATCAATTGGTTCCCCGGTCACATGGCCGCCGCAACTCGCGCCATCCGCAGCCGCCTCAAGCTCTCCGATCTCGTCATCGAAGTTCGCGATGCCCGT ATTCCATTGTCGTCGGCGAACGAGGATCTGCAGCCACAGTTGTCAGCGAAGAGACGTATCATAGCTCTGAACAAGAAAGATTTAGCTAACCCCAATGTTCTCAAC AAATGGACTCATCATTTTGAATCGAAGAAGCAAGATTGTGTTGCTATTAATGCGCATAGCAGAAGCTCTGTCAAGAAG CTTCTTGATCTCGTGGAGTTTAAGCTTAAGGAAGTGATTGCTAGGGAGCCTACTTTGCTTGTGATGGTGGTTGGTGTCCCCAACGTTGGCAAATCTGCGCTGATTAACTCTGTTCATCAAATCGCAGCGACTCGGTTTCCTG TGCAGGATAAATTAAAGAGAGCAACGGTTGGTCCATTGCCTGGCGTGACTCAAGATATTGCTGGTTTTAAG ATTGCTCATCGACCTAGCATATATGTTCTGGACTCACCTGGTGTGTTGGTCCCAAATATCCCCGATATCGAAACCGGTCTGAAGCTTGCACTTTCAG GGTCCGTCAAAGATTCAGTGGTGGGTGAAGAGCGGCTTGCACAATACTTTCTAGCTATTTTAAACACTCGAGGGACTCCTCTACATTGGAAGTACTTATTCGAGGGAAGAAACGAAGTTTCTGCTCATCCAGACTCCATCGATAAACCAAGCTACAACTTAAAGGATCTTCGACACCAGAGATCAAAACAACCAGATTCATCTGCTGTGCACTACGTTGGG GGTATGATCTCAGAAGTGCAACGATCGCTGTACACAACTCTCTCAGAATTCGATGGGGACACAGAGGATGAGAACGATTTGGAATGTTTGATAGAACAGCAGTTTGAAGCTTTACAGAAGGCATTGAAGGTTTCTACCAGAGCATCATCAGAAGCAAGGTTAATGGTGTCCAAGAAGTTTCTTACTTTGTTTAGGACAGGTAGACTCGGTCCTTTCATCCTTGACGATGTCCCTGAAACTGACATGTCCTTGTAA
- the LOC103866577 gene encoding AP2-like ethylene-responsive transcription factor At2g41710 isoform X2 — protein sequence MASSDQGPKTEAGGGGESSETVAAASDEMLLYRGFKKAKKERGCTAKERISKMPPCTAGKRSSIYRGVTRHRWTGRYEAHLWDKTTWNQNQNKKGKQVYLGAYDDEEAAARAYDLAALKYWGPGTLINFPVTDYSRDLEEMQNLSREEYLASLRRKSSGFSRGIAKYRGLQSRWDASASRMPGPEYFSNMHYGAGDERGTEGDFLGNFCLERKIDLTGYIKWWGVNKPRQPESSSSKASEDAKVEDAGTELKTLEHTSHATEPYKAPNLGVLQRKEKQISSSALSILSASPAYKSLEEKVLKIQESSSSARENDENANRNIINMEKSHGKEIEKPVVSLGSGGVVPSGALSLQKSMYPLTSLLTSPLLTNYNTLDPLGDPILWTPFLPPGSSHTSEVTKTETSCSTYSYLPQEK from the exons ATGGCGTCGTCGGATCAGGGACCTAAGACAGAGGCGGGAGGAGGAGGGGAGAGCTCGGAGACTGTTGCGGCGGCGAGTGATGAGATGTTACTGTACAGAGGTTTTAAGAAGGCGAAGAAGGAGAGAGGCTGCACTGCTAAGGAACGTATCAGTAAAATGCCGCCCTGTACAGCTGGCAAAAGGAGCTCCATTTACCGTGGAGTCACCAG GCATAGATGGACAGGTCGTTATGAAGCTCACCTTTGGGATAAGACTACTTGGAACCAAAACCAGAACAAGAAGGGCAAACAAG TTTATCTAG GAGCATATGATGATGAAGAGGCTGCTGCTAGAGCTTACGACCTTGCTGCCTTGAAATATTGGGGGCCTGGTACACTTATCAATTTTCCG GTGACGGATTACAGCAGGGATTTAGAAGAAATGCAAAACCTCTCAAGGGAAGAGTACCTTGCATCTCTGCGCAG AAAAAGCAGCGGTTTTTCAAGAGGAATAGCTAAATATCGTGGACTTCAAAG CCGATGGGATGCATCAGCCAGTCGTATGCCTGGACCTGAATACTTCAGCAACATGCATTATG GAGCAGGTGATGAGCGAGGAACAGAAGGTGACTTTCTAGGCAACTTCTGTCTGGAAAGAAAGATCGATCTAAcgggatacataaagtggtggggtGTCAACAAACCCCGTCAGCCAGAATCTTCATCATCAAAAGCATCAGAGGATGCAAAGGTAGAAGACGCCGGCACTGAGCTCAAGACACTCGAACACACATCCCATGCAACAGAGCCATACAAAGCGCCAAACCTTGGCGTCCTtcagagaaaagaaaaacaaatatcatctTCTGCGTTAAGCATCTTGTCTGCCTCACCTGCTTACAAGAGCCTTGAGGAGAAAGTGCTGAAGATCCAAGAAAGCAGCAGCAGCGCTAGAGAAAACGACGAGAATGCTAATCGTAACATCATCAATATGGAGAAGAGTCATGGCAAGGAGATAGAGAAACCGGTCGTGAGTCTTGGTAGTGGTGGTGTTGTTCCTTCTGGTGCTTTGTCTCTTCAGAAAAGCATGTACCCACTTACCTCTCTCTTAACTTCTCCGTTGCTCACCAACTACAATACTTTGGATCCTCTCGGAGACCCTATTCTCTGGACACCGTTTCTTCCCCCAGGGTCCTCTCATACTTCAGAG GTGACAAAGACAGAGACAAGCTGCTCCACATACAGCTACCTCCCTCAAGAGAAGTGA